In Salmo salar chromosome ssa15, Ssal_v3.1, whole genome shotgun sequence, one genomic interval encodes:
- the LOC123727282 gene encoding calcium-binding and coiled-coil domain-containing protein 2-like, producing MDIHSTKRSLWTDFVQSGYRTAQRSREKKDRNSWTRKRSSWTRQRSSWTRQRSSWTRQRSSWTRQRSSWTRERSSWTRERSSWTRERSSWTRQRSSWTRQRSSWTRERGSWTRQRSSWTRQRSSWTRQRSSWTRQRSSWTRQRSSWTRERSSRTRERSSRTRERSSRTRQRSSRTRQRSSRTRQRSSRTRQRSSRTRQRSSRTRQRSSRTRQRSSRTRQRSSWTRQRSSWTRQRSSRTKERSRGVVGPVRGVVGPGRGVAGPRRGVVGPVRGVVGPGKGVAGPGRGVAGPGRGAEELLDQ from the coding sequence ATGGACATACACAGTACAAAGAGGAGTCTTTGGACTGATTTTGTTCAATCTGGATACAGAACAgcacagaggagcagagagaaaaAGGACAGGAATAGCTGGACCAGGaagaggagtagctggaccaggcagagaagtagctggaccaggcaaaggagtagctggaccaggcagaggagcagctggaccaggcagaggagcagctggaccagggagaggagcagctggaccagggagaggagcagctggaccagggagaggagcagCTGGACCAGGCAAAGAAGTAGCTGGACAAGacagaggagtagttggaccagggagaggggtagttggaccaggcagaggagtagttggaccaggcagaggagtagttggaccaggcagaggagtagctggaccaggcaAAGAAGTAGCTGGACAAGacagaggagtagttggaccagggagaggagtagccggaccagggagaggagtagccggaccagggagaggagtagccggaccaggcagaggagtagccGGACCAGGCAGAGAAGTAGCCGGACCAGGCAGAGAAGTAGCCGGACCAGGCAGAGAAGTAGCcggaccaggcagaggagtagccggaccaggcagaggagtagccGGACCAGGCAAAGAAGTAGCCGGACCAGGCAaaggagtagctggaccaggcaaaggagtagctggaccaggcagaggagtagccGGAccaaggagaggagcagaggagttgTTGGACCAGtgagaggagtagttggaccaggcagaggagtagctggaccaaGGAGAGGAGTTGTTGGACCAGtgagaggagtagttggaccaggcaaaggagtagctggaccaggcagaggagtagccggaccagggagaggagcagaggagttgTTGGACCAGTGA
- the LOC106571640 gene encoding photoreceptor cilium actin regulator → MGCSPSKGQHFPEVADGNHKALLPGPPKLGDIKPVEGENQDIDDMDIDKELEEFSSSEVNPMAPLGKVADMAPNTAVVSNPGAISEIEVKMTSQVRDIQSEKLPEKQAKKVEKRRKNKGVKQGCRKEKEINTSIMQGKVDLPMHMVRAHQAAYKYLNPNISKCETLLEMLDQVAQTQLSLQPMMTVIVMRFEEVNQALEEMADDGELMLKEHGNHMAWPSETRAPAPIPAKPSADPSEPPPDVLQQLLQHSTEKFKLVGSLVQGLGDTALEDAADYFASLSKLLGERLQAKRAVEERLSQVLARVEAAAKCNLDDLSLHSEDSGIGGENESLMGSERHRRQRGSSGSNGSARPTPPSHSPDKVCLKKGEEEKENEEVDDDEDEEDEEEERSGRVWSNSSSSDPIQTPKRSERQPPKQHQTAAPLGRPVIPPHSQSIESFDVQELQQKDLDQRMGDNTLRRHSSGRRKVSRYELKGSAKANQAPTSLPAIAPQPPGRNSVKRLINTFSGGTDVRKVQSLTSAHLRGSRRSGTPGPLWPVEGREDLDVDYLPPPPPEVLMDNSYESNEENPGDQDGEKEDITGRGHPVPCQTSTTCQRLRASLQTMTVLPNRGSVGPIRQDTVVRGDHQPASEVNQKSVQATSLYSQACKIIHLRNAAESPPTRPDQGVRGPLRAGVSLRQGSSNHYEGEYYPTSMPPTIPTVSRVRLPPSCPSTHQELPIPPAFAQPNPPSRPSSPRVLRLNTEKSGEEDMSPSVSFNDARSVFCQNSQSNSQIWTLSCSSTLPRPYGEPSRGRLSTRGSQTVSRRSQSDQRPSLMTQRDESLVPGTSQARTGGSESNITNNSERMVKGLVMEGENQSDPSDVAPTDLNPEQ, encoded by the coding sequence ATGGGCTGTTCCCCATCTAAGGGTCAGCATTTCCCAGAGGTCGCAGATGGGAACCACAAGGCTCTGCTGCCAGGACCACCAAAGTTGGGTGACATCAAGCCTGTTGAGGGAGAAAACCAAGATATTGACGATATGGATATTGACAAAGAATTAGAGGAATTCTCATCATCAGAGGTGAATCCTATGGCCCCTCTGGGCAAAGTGGCTGACATGGCCCCCAACACAGCCGTTGTGTCAAACCCAGGGGCCATCTCTGAAATCGAGGTCAAAATGACGTCTCAGGTGAGAGACATACAGAGTGAGAAATTACCGGAAAAGCAGGCGAAAAAGGTAGAGAAGCGAAGGAAAAATAAGGGTGTCAAACAGGGTTGCCGAAAAGAAAAGGAGATAAATACTTCCATCATGCAGGGGAAGGTGGACCTCCCCATGCACATGGTGAGAGCTCACCAGGCCGCCTACAAATACCTGAACCCCAACATCTCCAAGTGTGAGACCCTGCTGGAGATGCTGGACCAGGTCGCCCAAACCCAGCTCTCCCTGCAGCCCATGATGACAGTCATTGTAATGCGCTTCGAGGAGGTCAACCAGGCCCTAGAGGAGATGGCTGATGATGGTGAGCTGATGCTGAAGGAGCATGGCAACCACATGGCCTGGCCCTCCGAGACAAGGGCCCCAGCTCCCATCCCTGCCAAGCCCAGTGCTGACCCATCAGAACCCCCGCCAGACGTGCTGCAGCAGCTGCTCCAGCATTCCACTGAAAAGTTTAAGCTGGTGGGGAGCTTGGTCCAAGGCCTGGGAGACACTGCACTGGAAGATGCGGCAGACTACTTCGCTTCGCTATCTAAACTACTAGGCGAGAGGCTGCAGGCCAAGCGAGCGGTAGAGGAGCGTCTGAGCCAGGTGCTGGCACGCGTGGAGGCAGCCGCCAAGTGCAACCTTGATGACTTGTCTCTTCACAGCGAGGACAGCGGCATTGGGGGAGAGAACGAGTCGCTGATGGGATCAGAGCGCCACCGTCGCCAACGGGGGAGTTCTGGGTCCAATGGCAGTGCTCGCCCCACACCCCCAAGCCATTCACCTGACAAGGTATGCCTAAAAAAAGgtgaggaagagaaagaaaatGAGGAAGTGGATGATGATGAAgacgaggaggatgaagaggaagagaggtCAGGGAGGGTGTGGTCCAACTCTTCCTCGTCAGACCCCATTCAGACCCCCAAGCGCAGTGAGAGGCAGCCACCCAAACAACACCAGACCGCTGCCCCCTTGGGCAGGCCAGTGATACCGCCACACTCACAGTCCATAGAATCTTTCGATGTTCAGGAGCTGCAACAGAAAGACCTGGACCAGCGGATGGGAGACAACACTCTGAGAAGACACTCTTCAGGAAGGAGGAAGGTTTCTAGATATGAACTCAAAGGGTCCGCGAAGGCAAACCAAGCACCAACTTCTCTACCAGCGATAGCACCACAACCCCCTGGCCGCAACTCTGTCAAAAGACTCATAAACACATTCAGTGGTGGGACGGATGTTAGAAAAGTCCAAAGTCTCACTAGTGCACACCTTAGGGGGTCTAGGAGGAGTGGAACTCCAGGTCCTCTCTGGCCAGTGGAAGGCAGGGAGGACCTAGATGTGGACTACCTGCCCCCACCTCCCCCTGAGGTCCTGATGGACAACTCCTATGAGAGCAACGAGGAGAACCCGGGTGATCAGGACGGGGAAAAGGAGGACATCACCGGTAGGGGCCACCCTGTGCCATGCCAAACAAGCACCACCTGTCAGCGCCTGAGGGCCTCATTGCAGACCATGACTGTTCTGCCCAACCGTGGCAGTGTCGGACCAATCAGGCAGGATACCGTGGTGAGGGGAGATCATCAGCCAGCCTCTGAGGTCAACCAAAAGAGCGTGCAGGCCACATCGCTATACAGTCAGGCCTGCAAGATCATCCACCTGCGCAATGCAGCTGAATCCCCTCCTACGAGACCTGATCAGGGGGTCCGAGGACCCCTTAGAGCTGGGGTGAGCCTCAGGCAAGGAAGCAGCAACCACTATGAGGGGGAGTATTACCCCACCAGCATGCCACCAACCATCCCAACAGTCTCCAGAGTTCGCCTACCACCCTCTTGTCCCTCTACGCACCAAGAACTACCAATCCCCCCTGCTTTCGCACAGCCTAATCCACCTTCACGTCCATCCTCACCCCGGGTCCTGAGATTGAACACAGAGAAGAGTGGTGAAGAAGACATGTCGCCCTCAGTGTCCTTCAATGATGCCCGATCGGTGTTCTGTCAAAATAGCCAATCGAACTCCCAGATCTGGACCCTCTCCTGTAGCTCTACGCTACCCAGGCCCTATGGTGAGCCCTCCCGGGGAAGGCTGTCCACTCGAGGGTCCCAGACTGTCAGTAGGCGCAGCCAGTCTGATCAGAGACCCAGCCTGATGACACAACGAGACGAGTCCCTTGTCCCAGGCACATCACAGGCCAGGACTGGAGGAAGTGAGTCAAATATCACCaataacagtgagag
- the LOC106571727 gene encoding 4-galactosyl-N-acetylglucosaminide 3-alpha-L-fucosyltransferase 9 isoform X1 — protein sequence MSTFLYWKEEVYTPVIGFIGGCLSDTGPTMPSGFERVILFSILGLGGFLMLFLMYDKSAPSRICPPEPALPGPYSKRPENRCLSKQPEPEKPLLLLWFWPENRRFDFSDCATFFNIDGCHLTDDRSLYNKADGVLIFHKSIKHDLSNLPPSPRPPFQKWIWYHVESPTNTIRIPGLDNLFNLTLSYREDADVPVRWRLTARKSQGEDFMLPKKDKLVCWIVSNKDPATGTEVRDNYYRELAKHIKVELFGKAYARFLKYEDYYSTLSSCKFYLSFENSVHKDYITEKLNGPLAAGTVPVVLGPPRQNYEDFVPGDSFIHINDFPDAKALAEFLLKLDKDDEAYLRYFQWRRNFSAQEHLIQPSQEFIQSICYGCDHVGKHKEYRVVHNLYKWYFV from the exons ATGAGCACATTTCTTTATTGGAAGGAGGAGGTTTACACCCCAGTTATTGGGTTCATAGGTGGTTGTCTTTCAGATACAG GACCAACAATGCCTTCTGGATTTGAACGTGTCATCCTGTTCTCGATTCTTGGTCTAGGAGGATTTCTGATGCTGTTTTTAATGTACGATAAATCAGCTCCATCTCGGATCTGCCCTCCCGAGCCTGCTTTGCCAGGTCCTTACTCAAAAAGACCTGAGAACAGGTGCTTGTCTAAGCAGCCAGAGCCAGAAAAGCCCCTCCTGCTGTTGTGGTTCTGGCCTGAAAACCGCAGGTTTGATTTTAGCGATTGTGCCACTTTCTTCAACATTGATGGCTGCCACCTGACAGATGACAGGTCTCTGTACAACAAGGCAGATGGTGTGCTCATCTTTCACAAATCCATCAAACACGATTTATCCAACTTGCCTCCATCACCTCGACCACCATTCCAGAAGTGGATTTGGTATCACGTGGAATCACCTACAAACACAATTAGGATACCTGGTCTAGATAACCTTTTCAACTTGACCTTGAGTTATAGGGAAGACGCAGACGTCCCTGTTCGTTGGCGTTTGACCGCAAGGAAAAGCCAGGGTGAAGACTTTATGCTGCCAAAGAAGGATAAATTAGTTTGCTGGATAGTGAGTAACAAAGACCCTGCAACTGGAACAGAGGTACGGGATAACTATTACAGAGAGCTTGCCAAACATATTAAAGTGGAACTCTTTGGCAAGGCCTATGCAAGGTTCTTGAaatatgaggactactactcaaCACTCTCCAGCTGTAAGTTTTACCTCTCCTTTGAGAACTCAGTCCACAAAGACTACATCACAGAGAAGCTAAACGGACCACTTGCAGCAGGAACTGTGCCAGTGGTATTGGGCCCACCGAGACAGAACTATGAAGACTTTGTCCCAGGAGATTCCTTCATCCATATTAATGACTTTCCCGATGCAAAAGCCCTGGCTGAATTCCTCCTCAAGTTGGACAAGGATGATGAGGCATATCTGCGCTACTTTCAGTGGCGTAGAAACTTCTCTGCTCAGGAACATCTGATTCAACCGAGTCAAGAGTTCATCCAATCTATTTGTTATGGATGTGACCATGTGGGCAAACATAAAGAATACAGGGTTGTTCACAACCTTTACAAGTGGTATTTTGTGTAA
- the LOC106571727 gene encoding 4-galactosyl-N-acetylglucosaminide 3-alpha-L-fucosyltransferase 9 isoform X2, with protein sequence MPSGFERVILFSILGLGGFLMLFLMYDKSAPSRICPPEPALPGPYSKRPENRCLSKQPEPEKPLLLLWFWPENRRFDFSDCATFFNIDGCHLTDDRSLYNKADGVLIFHKSIKHDLSNLPPSPRPPFQKWIWYHVESPTNTIRIPGLDNLFNLTLSYREDADVPVRWRLTARKSQGEDFMLPKKDKLVCWIVSNKDPATGTEVRDNYYRELAKHIKVELFGKAYARFLKYEDYYSTLSSCKFYLSFENSVHKDYITEKLNGPLAAGTVPVVLGPPRQNYEDFVPGDSFIHINDFPDAKALAEFLLKLDKDDEAYLRYFQWRRNFSAQEHLIQPSQEFIQSICYGCDHVGKHKEYRVVHNLYKWYFV encoded by the coding sequence ATGCCTTCTGGATTTGAACGTGTCATCCTGTTCTCGATTCTTGGTCTAGGAGGATTTCTGATGCTGTTTTTAATGTACGATAAATCAGCTCCATCTCGGATCTGCCCTCCCGAGCCTGCTTTGCCAGGTCCTTACTCAAAAAGACCTGAGAACAGGTGCTTGTCTAAGCAGCCAGAGCCAGAAAAGCCCCTCCTGCTGTTGTGGTTCTGGCCTGAAAACCGCAGGTTTGATTTTAGCGATTGTGCCACTTTCTTCAACATTGATGGCTGCCACCTGACAGATGACAGGTCTCTGTACAACAAGGCAGATGGTGTGCTCATCTTTCACAAATCCATCAAACACGATTTATCCAACTTGCCTCCATCACCTCGACCACCATTCCAGAAGTGGATTTGGTATCACGTGGAATCACCTACAAACACAATTAGGATACCTGGTCTAGATAACCTTTTCAACTTGACCTTGAGTTATAGGGAAGACGCAGACGTCCCTGTTCGTTGGCGTTTGACCGCAAGGAAAAGCCAGGGTGAAGACTTTATGCTGCCAAAGAAGGATAAATTAGTTTGCTGGATAGTGAGTAACAAAGACCCTGCAACTGGAACAGAGGTACGGGATAACTATTACAGAGAGCTTGCCAAACATATTAAAGTGGAACTCTTTGGCAAGGCCTATGCAAGGTTCTTGAaatatgaggactactactcaaCACTCTCCAGCTGTAAGTTTTACCTCTCCTTTGAGAACTCAGTCCACAAAGACTACATCACAGAGAAGCTAAACGGACCACTTGCAGCAGGAACTGTGCCAGTGGTATTGGGCCCACCGAGACAGAACTATGAAGACTTTGTCCCAGGAGATTCCTTCATCCATATTAATGACTTTCCCGATGCAAAAGCCCTGGCTGAATTCCTCCTCAAGTTGGACAAGGATGATGAGGCATATCTGCGCTACTTTCAGTGGCGTAGAAACTTCTCTGCTCAGGAACATCTGATTCAACCGAGTCAAGAGTTCATCCAATCTATTTGTTATGGATGTGACCATGTGGGCAAACATAAAGAATACAGGGTTGTTCACAACCTTTACAAGTGGTATTTTGTGTAA